TGTGAAATACCAGAATTGTCCATGACATGATTTGAGCAAGATGAGCCTCTGCTTTCTAATGGATCTTCTAGAATGGAGTTTGGGGTAATTTGGCTTTCCTCATCCAGCAAATCAGAGGTGTCCACGTGGAGTCCCTCGAATTGGGAGAGTGCAAAGTCAGACTCATCAAACCTACAGAGGATATTTGATAGGTCTTCACCTTGATGCACCATATAATCAACCTGCATCATATATAGGGTTGCATAATTATTGAATAAATTTGACTTTGCAATGCTAAAAATGTAATAATCACATTAATTTATTACTAAATTTTTTGCCATAATTCCATAAGAAACGAAATAAATATATGGTAAGAATATAAATACTCCGACTCTTTGTAACTTGGTGATGCTTTCAATAAACATTTTTCATGGCTACTGACATACCCTAAAGTCTAAACAAATATTAATTTCTGAACCATTTAGGGTAGGCTGCTTTACATCACACTCTTTGGGTACGGTCCTTCTCCAGATCCTACTAACGGGAGATGCCTTGTGCATCAGAttgtctttttcttttcaaaGGTATAATAACAGAATTCTAAAGTTGAATTTCATTAAATTCAACTTTTGAATCTGCCTCTGCCTACAGGAAGATTGCTTTGGTTGTGCATATGTGGGGCGGAATCAGtttgttcttttctttttcttttaattgcGTGGGTGGGTGGCTTTTGTGGGGGGTGGGGGTAGTTGTGATTGCTGGGCCAAAGCCATCATAATTTGGTAGCTAAGGTCCAAATTGTGTatttgtgttaaaaaaaaaaatcagttaatatatataaataatctaTTCGGAACTCAATAAGCAAAAATAATTATGATTCAAAACACATAAATTAAAAATTCTGGTTTCGCCTCTgagaaagagaagaaaaagaaTAGGAGTGGACCTTGCAAGAGAGAGAGCAAAAGTTGAAGGGGTCCTGAAGAACTCTGTCACAAGTGAAACAAGAGTTGCCAGAACCCTTGCATGACCTTGATTGTGCTCTTTGGTTCAAGAATATAACTTTGGCACTGTTTATTGTGTAAGGCTGTCAAACAAGGAATAGCATATATTATCATCTTTAAATAGGATAATTAAATTCTACAAGTATTGCCATTAACAATAAAAATACCTGAATGTAGGAACAGTCAATAAGCTTCTCAAGGTCATCCAATCTTATAACATCTTGGTATACATATCTTCTCACCTGTCATATACAATTACAAATCAAATTATTATATCAAGTGTAATAAATTACTTTTGAAATTCTTTTACCTTTTTATATCAAGTGTAGTAAGTTACTCCGGAAATTGTTTTACCTTTTTCATGTGTCAATTCATAGATAGTTATTGAAATCAGGTTATTTTGTTCTATAATTTTTTTCAAGATTATAGTATAGATTGATAAGGGGCGGCGCTGAGGCGCAAGGGGTTCCTCCGGAAAATATACAagatcaaactttttttttttttttatgtataagaGATGTTGAATTCTCTTGACTTCTTCATGTGTTTACTGATTTATATTTTTGAATTCTCTTCGTAAAATTTTTAGCTCCGCTACTAGAGATAATGTTATTGAAACATAATAGTATTCGTACTGTTGTTAAATTCCTGTAAATTCAAACAGATAAATGTAATATAGAGAAATTTTGGATGCCGTCTTAGTATTTTTAAGGTAAATATAATTATGGGGTTAAAGTTCTTATAACTAAATTTAAGGGATGTCACAACATTGATTATGTGGTTCTCCAACCTACCTAAATTTAATAGGAAGAGTAAAAGGTAGCCAAGTTTGGATCCAAGAAAAGTAAATGTGAATAAATGAAGTGACATTGGGACAGAAAAAGCATCATATAGAGATGAGTACTGAAAATGTTCGACTAAGaaaggagaggaaaaaaaaaagatttaatttTGAGAATTGGGTCAAAACGGTCTTTGAAAGCAACAGGCAAGGAACCTTTGCAGGGGAAAATTAGGTGTAAAAGAAATCTTCTAAAATAGGAAAGCAAACAGCTCCAAAAAGAGGGAGCTATATATAGCTCCCAAACACACTACTTTTAGTAATTGACAACACACTAGAGAAAATCAAGATGAAATCTTGGATATTGTAAGGAAATATCCAAAACCATTTAACCTTTAAGCAAATCCACTTAacttaatttaagaaaataatttcaaTTGAAATACTCAAAATTATTTCGCAAATACTACCATCAAAATTAATTACACCTCAATTCTAAACAATTTAGGAAAAATTATATGATTAGTGAGTGTCCATGTTGGCTGCCGCTCCATTTAAATTCATTAATTTAACAAATAAAACATTTAAAAGAAAATTACTTCTTTTAATTTCACAAATTCAAATTGTTTTTACACAAATTTGAGCAAATTCCCCTGCCCCTAGTACAACCTAGCTCCCATAAGCAAAGAAGAAGAGAAGGAGAAATTTTGAAATCACCCTAAAAGAATTACTCCAAAGTAGTAGTACTACTTAACATCCAaagtaaattaaaaaaagaaatacCTATTATTGAAAAATCAAATTTATTATCCTAGACAAAAAAAATCAAATTCAAGAAAATAACCAAACAGCACATAAGACATGTTACCAAAATAGTGGCTTAGGAGtatataattaaaattaaaaattctcACAGAAGGAACCAAAACCTCAAATGAAACAAGTATTACTTGTTCAAGTTTTATGTGGTGCATATATATAATTATTCAAGTTTAATAGTGATATTAAAGAATTACTAATTAATAAAAGTGTAAACCTGGAGAAGAGGATGGGAGTGATGAGAAGGAAGACAGTGAGGGCAAAAGCTTTGACAACACTCTAAGCAGAAGATGTTTTTCTCATTTTTCCTCCTGTTATGGTGGACTCCACAACTTGCAAAGAATTTTTCAGCCATTAATCCTTCTAACCATGCAGGTTTCATCTCTTCCATTTGATCTTCCTTCCTTCTTTATTTCTCTTAACAATTAACAAAAAttatatagaaagaaaaggtcTCAACACAGCTAAATTATGTATGAAATAGAATTCTATCAGTTATATAGAATATTTTTTCTTAGTCCAGAGAGGGAGGTAACTTGGTAAGTGGCTTGTGGGGGTGATGGGGTTGGAGAGGTGTGGGTCTGATGGGATGGTGAGCCTGAGAGTACTGTGGTAGGAGTACTTATATATTTATAATGCCCTTTTGGTTTTGGTAGCCCTGTTCTCAGAGGCCCTCTTCTATTTATAAAAGATATTGCTGCTTCTTGTTTAAGTTATACGTGTATTACTCTACCTCTTGCTACATTTGTTTTATATCTtgctatttattattttatttttcttacaATTTTTCGTCGGATACATTTCTTTTGAACTAAGGATTAATAGGAAACAACATTTCTAACTCATAAAGGTAGGGGTAATGTCCGCACACATACTACCCTGCCTAGACTCAACTTGTACGATTACATtgaatatattattattttatttttcttacaATTTTTCGTCGGATACATTTCTTTTCAACTAAAGATTAATAGGAAACAACATCTCTAACTCATAAAGGTAGAGGTAATGTCCGTGCACATACTACCCTGCCTAGACTCCACTTGTACGATTacactgaatatgttgttgttgttattgtattgACATCGCAAAAGATATATACATAACAATACATGTAACTGTATTTAAGTATCATTGATTAGTAGCTTAAAATAATTGATAAGTAATATGTCAAATTATATGaattgttttaaaaaattaatattgATACTAttagtgtatataacttaaatcacAATCTTTTTGCATCTCTTTTGTCAAGAGACCAAATTACAAACAACAAATACTAGTTAAAAAAAGATAAACAACGAATCACTTTAGTTTGGAATTCCCAGTTCTTTTCATAGGAGAGTTTATCTAGGTCCCTTCCACTtgacatagtatgaatggttaAAGCTGGTGTATCTTATTCTAGTACATAAAGAACTGTATAGACCAATTTACCAACGGACATACTATGTGTTTTTTTCTTCATAATGGTGATCCTACGAACATCTCGATTAATTTGATGCGGTGCCCTGTTATCATTTACACAACACAAATATTGGATAAATTTGTTCACCAAAGTTTGGACAAAAAGGAGAAGAAATCGTCTAGTATTTTTGCCCCGTCAGAGATTTAAACATGAGATCTCATGATTCTCATCTCACTTCATTGATAACTAGACGACACCGAATGAACTTACTATCATCGATCATCGATATAAACTAGAATCAATATATTTTCCATTTAGTTTACCATCTTATAAGAAAGGCAAGAAAAAATGATTAAGTGCCATTCAGATTATTTCGCTCACCTCAAGCTGTGGAATGCGAGTGCAGTATGATCTGTGATTTCTGTACACATATATGTTTCAAACTGATCAAACCCATAGCATTACTTAGGTCATAGCTATCACATATCAATTTTATTAGCAAGGGGGACAACAACGTATGAAGTTGTAGGATGACATGACTTTCTGGCTTTGATGATCTCTCCAAAAGTTCAACTCTTCCAATTGTGTATTTGTTTCCGCGTTTTAATTAAGTAAACTTTGAATAATTTTATATgatcaaaatcaaaataaaatgATTCTTGATAAGATTGGCTTATCATGAGATTGGGGAGAGTGTTGTAAGGGGTGGGAAGACGGGCCATTAACATGTGTGTACTTATCTCTGCCCCCTACCccacactaaaaaaaaaaaaaaaaagaaacacaaATGATTTAGATAGTAATAGCACGGATTAGCTATTTTTTAGTCATGTAATTGAAAAATAGCCAACCCGTTTGTAGTGGGACAAATTCTTTTTGGAGCAGCCCATTTCTTGACTAGCACCTGTAAAGCCCAACACTATCTTATGAACCAAAACAAAAAAGCAGCACTCAGATAACTGCATGTTAAGgtgtgaaaagaaaaagaaagaaaaggtaactGCATATTAAGGTGAAAAGTGCaagatttttattttctttcatttcGACTTTGAAACAATTGTAGCCTGCTGGAGATTCTAATCTCTATGAGGTCTTGGTTTCTGAATTATTTAGTAGACATGCATTAAGGAAAAGACTGAACAAGAAAAAGTACTCCATATATTTAGAAGTAAGTATATGTTCACCTACCAATCCAACATTTTTTTAAAAACTCATTGGGATATGAATCACAGACCTATTGTGTGCTCAGTTAAGCTATGAGATGGTTGGTTATTGGTAGATTCtagtttttacattttttattgTTGAATTGTGGAATATGCTTGTGAAAGAATTCACTCTTGACTCATA
Above is a genomic segment from Lycium barbarum isolate Lr01 chromosome 12, ASM1917538v2, whole genome shotgun sequence containing:
- the LOC132624947 gene encoding protein RGF1 INDUCIBLE TRANSCRIPTION FACTOR 1, whose protein sequence is MEEMKPAWLEGLMAEKFFASCGVHHNRRKNEKNIFCLECCQSFCPHCLPSHHSHPLLQVRRYVYQDVIRLDDLEKLIDCSYIQPYTINSAKVIFLNQRAQSRSCKGSGNSCFTCDRVLQDPFNFCSLSCKVDYMVHQGEDLSNILCRFDESDFALSQFEGLHVDTSDLLDEESQITPNSILEDPLESRGSSCSNHVMDNSGISHDGRIVKNKKKGSGFFTGLVLSLSNRRKGAPQRSPLS